A part of Paenibacillus sp. IHBB 10380 genomic DNA contains:
- a CDS encoding DUF1700 domain-containing protein, whose protein sequence is MSKEMYLTELFQYLKPLPPDEREEIMADYGEHFEQAELKGRSEKEIISRLGNPRLVAREVLAQTEIQKAGRSPSLPTVTKAVMATVSLGLFNLIIVLLPFVASLLLFAGVYGFAFFLIISPILLFIQHQLVSIFINDFFLMLGFVGLGLLLLIGAMKCTGVYYKLVIHYLQHNLRVIGRI, encoded by the coding sequence ATGAGTAAAGAGATGTATTTAACCGAGTTGTTTCAATATCTAAAGCCACTTCCACCAGATGAACGAGAAGAAATTATGGCAGATTATGGCGAGCACTTTGAACAGGCAGAATTAAAGGGACGTTCAGAGAAAGAGATAATCAGCAGGCTAGGAAATCCGAGACTGGTCGCTCGTGAGGTGCTTGCTCAGACTGAAATTCAGAAGGCAGGAAGATCACCTTCGCTTCCTACCGTAACTAAGGCAGTTATGGCGACAGTTAGTTTAGGTTTGTTCAACTTGATCATTGTTTTGCTGCCGTTTGTTGCCTCGCTATTATTGTTTGCTGGAGTGTATGGGTTCGCATTCTTTTTGATAATATCACCAATCCTGTTGTTTATTCAGCACCAGTTGGTCTCTATCTTCATCAACGACTTCTTTCTCATGCTGGGCTTTGTAGGCTTAGGACTGTTGTTATTGATCGGAGCTATGAAATGCACTGGTGTATATTATAAACTTGTTATTCATTACTTGCAGCATAACCTGAGAGTCATAGGAAGGATATGA
- a CDS encoding ABC transporter ATP-binding protein gives MITANIKKTVMIEAVDLCKCYSTGLEQFHAAKNVNLKLYEGDFTVIMGSSGSGKSTLLYLLSGLDSLTSGKVYFKGQRIDEYSEKEITDFRSNKIGYVYQSINLIPDFTLFENVAFPGYVAGRSKSEMDERATMLLKMMDIEVQSDRLPSQVSGGQQQRAAIARALSNSPEVIFADEPTGALSQEQGTIILDILTEINQNSQSIVMVTHDIKAACRADRLILVKDGNIDDILELGKYTPKEMKARENQIFSFISGKGR, from the coding sequence ATGATAACGGCTAATATCAAAAAGACAGTAATGATCGAAGCAGTTGACTTGTGTAAGTGCTATTCCACTGGATTGGAACAATTTCATGCAGCAAAAAATGTTAATCTTAAACTGTATGAAGGTGATTTCACTGTCATTATGGGCAGTTCAGGATCGGGTAAATCAACGCTTTTATACTTGCTAAGTGGTCTAGATAGTCTGACTTCTGGAAAAGTGTATTTCAAAGGGCAACGGATCGACGAATATTCAGAAAAAGAGATAACTGATTTTCGGTCCAACAAAATTGGTTATGTATATCAGTCCATAAATCTAATTCCAGATTTTACTCTGTTCGAAAATGTTGCATTTCCAGGATATGTGGCTGGACGTAGTAAAAGCGAAATGGATGAGCGGGCGACTATGTTGTTGAAAATGATGGACATTGAAGTACAGAGTGATCGCTTGCCATCTCAAGTATCTGGTGGGCAACAGCAGCGAGCAGCCATTGCTCGTGCGCTGAGTAACTCGCCTGAAGTTATTTTTGCCGATGAGCCAACAGGGGCGCTCAGTCAAGAGCAAGGGACGATAATATTAGATATTTTGACAGAGATTAATCAGAATTCTCAATCGATCGTTATGGTGACACATGATATCAAAGCAGCTTGTAGAGCAGATCGATTGATTCTTGTAAAAGATGGGAATATCGATGATATATTGGAGCTTGGGAAATATACACCGAAAGAAATGAAAGCAAGGGAAAACCAAATTTTCTCATTCATTTCAGGGAAGGGGCGGTAA
- a CDS encoding MFS transporter: MRDSRNIAIFSLSRLISELGTSVFRFALSLYILDLTGSASMFALVLSFTYIPGIFVNIFAGVFVDRSNKKRIMVITDLLSGISILLLMFMFQFFHDSIMLFIVYAMVLSTLQAFFMLAVNASVPNIVATEKVAAVNSSNQGIGALISILGPVIGAVAYSKFGLEKIFLLDGVSFILSGFLNMLLIFTVRKDHTVEQKRYLDSLKDVYHYIKQRAAIKYLLTIFVIINFIIGPALSLILPFIVYQALKMSPEQLSYIEAALATGVIVGALLVSVPKINRFVTNKIFILIQLQALMIILWMFPKWPIIDTNVHIVLMVGYMIVLAFTGVFNTMGNIPMLSYVQIYIPEHMRASILGVVSTVTTIAVPVGMWVYGATLEVFDWSYITVISGVGLLIVGIIAHRNRELREFFSQTIEPETIRTPGVREVDI; this comes from the coding sequence ATGAGGGATTCAAGAAACATTGCTATTTTCAGTTTAAGTCGGTTAATCTCCGAGCTTGGAACGTCTGTTTTTCGCTTTGCGCTGAGTCTTTATATTTTAGATTTAACAGGTTCAGCAAGTATGTTTGCTCTTGTGTTAAGTTTTACTTACATTCCAGGTATATTTGTTAATATTTTTGCAGGAGTGTTTGTTGATCGGAGCAATAAAAAACGAATTATGGTGATTACAGATTTACTTAGCGGTATTTCTATCTTGCTGTTGATGTTCATGTTTCAATTCTTTCATGACAGCATTATGTTATTTATCGTGTATGCGATGGTGCTTAGCACACTTCAAGCTTTTTTTATGCTAGCGGTAAATGCGTCTGTTCCCAATATAGTTGCTACGGAAAAGGTAGCTGCCGTGAACTCCAGCAATCAGGGTATAGGTGCTCTGATCAGTATATTGGGTCCAGTAATTGGAGCTGTAGCATACAGTAAATTTGGTCTGGAGAAAATCTTTTTGCTGGATGGAGTATCATTTATTCTTTCAGGTTTTCTTAATATGCTATTGATATTTACAGTTAGAAAGGATCATACGGTAGAGCAGAAACGTTATTTGGACAGTTTGAAGGATGTCTACCACTACATTAAACAACGTGCTGCCATTAAGTATCTGTTGACAATCTTCGTAATTATTAACTTTATCATTGGACCTGCTTTATCTCTCATATTACCTTTTATTGTCTATCAGGCACTGAAAATGTCGCCAGAGCAGTTGTCATATATTGAAGCAGCATTAGCAACAGGTGTTATAGTTGGGGCTTTGCTCGTATCGGTCCCCAAAATCAATCGGTTTGTAACAAATAAAATTTTCATTCTTATTCAGCTTCAAGCGCTAATGATTATTTTGTGGATGTTTCCGAAATGGCCGATCATTGATACTAATGTACACATTGTACTTATGGTCGGATATATGATCGTATTAGCGTTTACAGGTGTATTCAATACAATGGGAAATATCCCAATGCTCTCTTATGTACAAATTTATATCCCTGAGCATATGAGAGCTAGTATTTTGGGTGTGGTAAGTACGGTCACCACCATTGCAGTACCCGTCGGTATGTGGGTATACGGTGCTACATTGGAAGTGTTTGACTGGTCATATATCACCGTGATTTCTGGTGTAGGTCTTCTTATTGTTGGTATTATCGCTCATCGTAACCGTGAACTTAGAGAGTTTTTCAGCCAGACTATCGAACCAGAAACGATTAGAACGCCGGGAGTACGCGAAGTTGATATCTAG
- a CDS encoding PadR family transcriptional regulator — protein MNIQFKKGVLKLCVLVLTANKDRYGYELVEQISQRFEIAEGTIYPLLRRLASEGLFSTYLFESMEGPPRKYYKITDQGRKVMNELVTEWGKFAGGVQEMVQGGLDE, from the coding sequence TTGAATATTCAATTTAAGAAAGGTGTGTTGAAGCTTTGTGTTCTCGTCTTGACGGCTAACAAAGATCGTTATGGATATGAACTAGTGGAACAGATTTCACAGAGATTTGAAATAGCGGAAGGCACGATTTATCCGTTGCTAAGAAGGCTTGCCTCTGAAGGTTTATTTTCTACCTATTTATTTGAATCGATGGAAGGACCCCCGCGGAAGTACTACAAGATTACGGATCAAGGAAGGAAAGTAATGAATGAGCTTGTAACTGAATGGGGAAAGTTTGCTGGAGGAGTACAAGAGATGGTTCAGGGAGGTTTGGATGAGTAA
- a CDS encoding ABC transporter ATP-binding protein: protein MKVKNSADHKLGYILRRLMSYSVPYRIGFIVAILLLSARLAMDIGFAVVQQVFIDTINSSSMDSLMRVTVICATACVVIICCIIVQHYFRFVVQSRMSWDFRAKIFDKSQQIPFRQIQSMHSGDLTSRNNKDAGMAIGMVDSIVYDLGYNLLLCFVSFLYLAQMDVWIALLALGSGPIVFLSGRFFDRKLRKLSTEIYKREAELRGLLQETLQGMKVVRAFALEETLLKRYVLEREKLNQLQQKRTLLNGLLWQSSAFINNLVMVACAALIALSAIRGGTSTGEVLAFILLMGRVQWPFVQMSQTWGGVQEALGAADRVFAILEMPEEGAENSSPQPTSFPLASDGIAALSLQNVHYRHPSIDGSESSLFAGIHVNISPGETIAVVGPSGSGKTTLARLCCGLYEPDIGTISIYGKSVQDQLEETRAMITYVPQNPYLFSGTIRDNIAFSASDATDEDIQEAARLAGAEEFISKMPAGFDTLLGEHGSTLSGGQRQRIAIARAFLRNAPLLLLDEATSALDNESERIVQQSLDLLMKDRTTLVIAHRLSTVREASRIIVLDQGTIVEEGSHEVLLEMNGLYAELYNIQFRATEAEAIDEVESMLPA, encoded by the coding sequence ATGAAAGTGAAAAATTCCGCCGATCATAAATTGGGGTACATTCTACGTAGATTGATGTCTTATTCCGTTCCCTACCGTATCGGATTTATTGTTGCCATCCTCCTTCTGTCTGCCAGACTCGCTATGGACATCGGTTTTGCAGTCGTTCAGCAGGTATTCATTGATACGATCAATAGTTCGAGTATGGACTCTCTTATGCGTGTGACGGTCATTTGTGCAACGGCCTGTGTCGTTATTATCTGTTGTATCATAGTACAACATTACTTCCGATTCGTTGTGCAGAGTCGTATGTCTTGGGATTTTCGTGCCAAAATTTTCGATAAAAGTCAACAGATTCCTTTCCGCCAAATCCAATCGATGCATTCGGGAGATCTCACCTCACGCAATAATAAGGATGCAGGTATGGCGATCGGTATGGTAGATAGCATTGTATACGATCTTGGGTACAATCTTCTTCTCTGTTTTGTTTCGTTTCTATATCTGGCCCAAATGGACGTGTGGATCGCACTTCTAGCCCTTGGTTCTGGACCCATTGTATTTCTTTCTGGCCGTTTCTTTGATCGAAAGCTACGTAAATTATCCACTGAGATTTATAAGAGAGAGGCAGAGCTTCGTGGTCTGTTACAAGAAACATTACAGGGAATGAAAGTCGTGCGGGCGTTCGCCCTAGAAGAAACTCTTCTAAAACGATATGTGCTTGAACGCGAGAAGTTGAACCAATTGCAGCAAAAGAGGACTCTTCTAAACGGACTATTGTGGCAATCATCAGCATTTATCAATAATCTGGTCATGGTTGCATGTGCTGCTTTAATTGCTTTGTCTGCTATTAGAGGAGGAACGTCGACTGGTGAAGTACTAGCATTTATCCTCTTGATGGGACGCGTGCAGTGGCCATTTGTGCAGATGTCTCAGACATGGGGCGGGGTACAAGAGGCTTTAGGTGCAGCTGATCGTGTATTCGCTATTCTCGAAATGCCAGAAGAAGGGGCAGAGAATTCTTCACCACAACCTACCTCATTCCCCTTGGCTTCTGACGGAATCGCCGCGTTGTCCTTACAGAATGTCCATTACAGACACCCTTCGATTGATGGGAGTGAATCATCACTCTTTGCTGGAATTCATGTGAATATCTCCCCTGGGGAGACCATCGCTGTTGTGGGACCTAGCGGTTCAGGAAAGACGACACTTGCTCGATTATGCTGTGGGCTGTATGAACCGGATATTGGTACCATCTCCATTTACGGGAAATCTGTTCAAGATCAACTCGAAGAAACACGCGCAATGATTACGTATGTACCTCAGAACCCTTATCTATTCTCGGGAACCATAAGGGACAACATCGCCTTCAGCGCAAGCGATGCGACCGATGAAGATATTCAAGAAGCAGCCCGACTAGCAGGCGCAGAAGAGTTTATTTCAAAGATGCCTGCAGGCTTCGACACGTTATTAGGTGAACATGGATCGACCTTATCCGGTGGACAAAGACAACGTATAGCCATTGCGAGAGCCTTCCTTCGTAACGCTCCACTTCTTCTTTTGGATGAGGCTACCTCCGCTTTGGATAACGAATCCGAACGGATTGTTCAGCAATCCCTTGATTTACTTATGAAGGATCGCACAACGTTGGTCATCGCGCACAGATTATCCACGGTGCGGGAAGCTTCTAGAATTATCGTATTAGATCAAGGTACTATCGTCGAGGAGGGTTCTCACGAAGTTCTGTTAGAGATGAATGGACTGTACGCCGAATTATACAACATTCAATTTAGAGCAACGGAAGCTGAAGCTATAGATGAGGTAGAGTCTATGCTTCCTGCCTAA
- a CDS encoding ABC transporter permease: MFPVWMLCWSNLKNKKVQNGFMAIIIMLSALLLSTAVLVVNNTNRVYEDMHTKVNGAHQILRFENGIHDPYRVNQWWAEQEGVTTSEVMRYRYLSSMVHDGEEIPNVDLFMMDTPNAPFSVDKLLFVQGGERQTPEPGTAWIPTSLAYSNNIQVGDRIEFKTDKETIQLQVAAVVVDISYCSPFATSGRIWMNDQDFNNHLSTLQGNDMYMTEMRFDDYSQNRTYWENFEKFLGTPYLESVKDFESISSYYMIANQVISFIMVFLAVVMISIALYTLGFTISDAILSSYKTIGIIKSVGLSSRKIISAYVTQYTLIAFVSVVPGILLSYFFSNKIVSSSMAYLNTSSSNMNIQFSGIEIWVGLGVVTIIFLSALLFSYKARGVEPAQAIRYGMSEKESSKMSSRMNTGKKKLLQLGRLPIEFIIGLRGVRKNIRGSLLIILITALSTSVLVFGFMFVYSISSIHQTIAKWGYDSADLSVRIDNPAKLTYEQLHGEVLSDKRVKNFSLYGDANAVLPISKELAADMEQDSMGILLTVADGNYDEIGYENVKGHNPIKDDEITIGVNVAKKLQIDVGDPLDIYIEGEKYTLTVTGIYQAIANMSNTGRITADAVRKANPNYGSAMNTIFINLEDGVSINQFVNELHNKYGNALWTASQATLVDEVFSQAVTILILPMSVMALLFIVVTFIIIYSICRINMKKESRTYGIYKSIGMTSKQIRLSIGAEILVVSSIGAIVGIPFGLLGLPPLLNVILADYGIVKVPLIMNGGGIIAMILLSILVACLGSWFASRVVQTASPRILTVE; the protein is encoded by the coding sequence ATGTTTCCTGTATGGATGTTATGTTGGTCGAACCTGAAAAATAAAAAGGTACAGAACGGCTTTATGGCTATAATCATCATGCTCTCTGCACTGCTCCTATCTACTGCCGTGTTAGTGGTTAACAATACTAATCGCGTGTATGAGGATATGCATACAAAGGTTAATGGTGCTCATCAGATCTTAAGGTTTGAGAATGGCATTCACGATCCATACCGGGTTAATCAGTGGTGGGCAGAGCAAGAAGGAGTTACTACTTCAGAAGTGATGCGATACCGCTATCTGTCCAGTATGGTTCATGATGGAGAGGAAATTCCCAATGTAGATTTGTTTATGATGGATACACCGAATGCACCATTCTCTGTCGACAAGCTTTTGTTTGTGCAAGGGGGGGAGAGACAAACGCCCGAACCTGGAACAGCCTGGATTCCGACATCGCTTGCTTATTCCAACAATATTCAGGTTGGAGATCGGATTGAATTTAAAACAGATAAAGAAACAATCCAATTGCAGGTCGCTGCAGTAGTTGTGGACATCTCCTATTGTTCACCGTTTGCAACAAGCGGGAGAATTTGGATGAATGATCAGGATTTTAATAACCATTTGTCAACATTACAGGGTAATGACATGTATATGACCGAAATGCGTTTTGATGATTATAGTCAGAACAGAACTTACTGGGAAAATTTCGAGAAATTTTTAGGTACTCCCTATTTGGAATCTGTGAAAGACTTTGAAAGTATATCATCCTACTATATGATAGCTAATCAAGTTATTAGTTTTATTATGGTTTTTCTAGCTGTTGTCATGATATCAATTGCATTGTACACACTCGGATTTACTATTTCTGATGCGATCTTATCCAGTTACAAAACGATAGGTATCATCAAGTCAGTGGGATTATCCTCTCGCAAAATTATATCTGCATATGTCACGCAATATACGTTGATCGCCTTTGTGTCGGTTGTTCCAGGGATTTTGCTTAGTTATTTTTTCTCCAACAAAATTGTTAGTAGCTCTATGGCTTATCTGAACACAAGTTCGTCGAATATGAATATTCAATTTTCGGGTATTGAGATATGGGTTGGTCTTGGGGTGGTCACCATTATTTTTCTATCCGCACTGCTTTTCTCATATAAAGCCCGTGGTGTAGAGCCTGCGCAAGCCATTCGTTATGGAATGTCAGAAAAAGAAAGCTCAAAGATGTCAAGCCGTATGAATACAGGGAAAAAGAAACTGTTGCAACTTGGTCGTCTTCCGATTGAATTCATCATCGGGCTAAGGGGAGTGAGAAAGAATATTCGTGGCTCTTTACTGATCATCCTCATTACGGCCTTGTCTACATCTGTCCTAGTATTTGGATTTATGTTCGTATATAGCATTTCTTCTATCCACCAAACGATTGCAAAATGGGGATATGATTCGGCAGATCTATCCGTGAGGATCGATAACCCTGCCAAACTTACCTATGAACAATTACATGGAGAAGTATTGTCAGACAAAAGGGTAAAGAACTTTAGCCTATACGGGGATGCCAATGCAGTATTACCGATTAGCAAGGAACTTGCAGCAGATATGGAACAAGATTCCATGGGAATCTTGCTCACGGTAGCTGATGGGAATTATGACGAAATAGGCTATGAAAATGTAAAAGGACATAATCCGATCAAAGACGATGAAATTACGATCGGTGTGAATGTAGCCAAGAAACTTCAGATAGATGTAGGTGATCCGCTGGACATTTACATTGAAGGAGAAAAGTATACACTCACCGTTACGGGAATTTATCAGGCGATAGCGAATATGTCCAACACGGGTCGAATAACAGCTGATGCGGTCAGAAAGGCCAATCCCAACTATGGATCTGCTATGAATACGATCTTCATCAATCTTGAAGATGGCGTTTCTATCAATCAATTTGTAAACGAATTGCACAATAAATACGGGAATGCACTCTGGACAGCAAGTCAAGCTACTTTGGTAGATGAAGTATTCTCTCAGGCAGTCACAATTTTAATATTACCGATGTCGGTGATGGCATTACTGTTTATTGTTGTAACGTTTATTATTATCTACAGTATATGTCGCATTAATATGAAAAAAGAAAGTCGAACGTATGGCATATATAAATCGATAGGTATGACTTCTAAACAGATTCGTCTGTCGATCGGAGCAGAAATATTGGTCGTATCTAGTATTGGGGCCATAGTTGGAATTCCATTCGGATTGCTAGGTCTCCCGCCATTACTAAATGTTATTTTGGCGGATTACGGAATTGTTAAAGTACCGTTAATTATGAATGGGGGAGGAATTATAGCGATGATTCTCTTAAGTATTCTAGTAGCATGCCTGGGTTCTTGGTTTGCATCCAGAGTTGTGCAAACAGCATCTCCACGTATCCTGACGGTAGAATGA
- a CDS encoding DUF4097 family beta strand repeat-containing protein — translation MIKNPRNILRVAIVLIIVAIIGNIAMYMMGNSPFNVGELAITKNIQADQVTDLNIVAETGSVKVIPVKGNEIQATLEVKATKKSIKDYHLNVKEDHGRVQVEIIQNSRMRLFDLYTDLQLTVGIPAVKMKQLQIDTDTGNINVYSVNVSEYRLASDTGRIEVNVIEGLFDIKSDTGNVAIALEKINYDIIATTDTGNINIQTAQAPEALRTKLETDSGKINVTLPHYKDGYIGDGGPLINLVSDTGNLHIGNK, via the coding sequence TTGATTAAAAATCCACGAAATATATTGAGGGTTGCCATTGTTTTAATTATCGTTGCTATCATTGGTAATATTGCGATGTATATGATGGGGAATTCCCCTTTTAATGTAGGGGAGCTTGCAATAACTAAGAACATCCAAGCGGATCAAGTAACGGATCTAAATATTGTTGCAGAGACAGGATCTGTGAAAGTAATCCCAGTTAAGGGGAATGAGATCCAAGCGACACTAGAGGTAAAGGCGACAAAAAAATCAATAAAAGATTACCATTTAAATGTTAAGGAAGACCATGGTCGTGTCCAAGTTGAGATTATACAGAACAGTAGAATGCGCCTTTTTGATCTCTATACGGATCTGCAGCTTACTGTAGGCATACCCGCTGTGAAGATGAAACAGCTTCAGATAGATACGGATACAGGGAACATTAATGTATACTCGGTTAATGTTAGTGAATATCGGCTTGCTAGTGATACTGGTCGTATTGAAGTTAATGTAATTGAGGGTTTGTTTGACATAAAATCAGACACCGGGAATGTTGCTATAGCTCTTGAGAAAATTAACTACGACATCATCGCTACAACGGACACAGGGAATATTAATATACAGACGGCCCAAGCGCCTGAAGCGCTTCGTACCAAACTAGAGACAGACTCAGGGAAAATAAATGTTACATTGCCTCATTACAAAGATGGTTATATCGGTGACGGCGGCCCATTGATTAATCTTGTCTCTGATACAGGTAATTTACACATTGGAAATAAATAA
- the ectB gene encoding diaminobutyrate--2-oxoglutarate transaminase codes for MKTFEMLESNVRSYCRSFPVVFDKAKGDQMFTETGESYIDFFAGAGALNYGHNNEFMKSKIMEYVASDRIMHGLDMYTKAKEEFIVSFSEHILEPQSLNYKLQFCGPTGTNAVEAALKLARKVKNRTGVFAFMGGFHGMSLGSLSVTSSKSMRESAGMPLSNVTFIPYGQSFEGLDTIRYMEQIFCDTHSGIEKPAAIILETVQAEGGVNVAEIEWLQKLRHLCDDYDILLIVDDIQVGCGRTGPFFSFERAGIIPDIVILSKSISGYGLPMSLLLIKPELDIWAPGEHNGTFRGNQLAFVAAKAALELRMTERLENQVSEKEAFLKHYLKNEIESIERGIQIRGIGMIWGIDVSHLGEAVARDITSICFKNGLIIERAGRNDTVIKIMPPLTIDMGNLKKGCDIIKESFSKVCNTFSVL; via the coding sequence ATGAAGACGTTCGAAATGCTAGAGTCCAATGTTAGGTCTTATTGCAGAAGTTTTCCAGTCGTTTTCGATAAAGCGAAGGGTGATCAAATGTTCACAGAAACAGGTGAATCTTATATCGATTTTTTTGCGGGAGCCGGTGCACTTAATTACGGTCATAACAACGAATTTATGAAATCTAAAATTATGGAATATGTCGCATCAGACCGGATTATGCATGGATTGGATATGTATACCAAAGCGAAGGAAGAATTTATAGTTTCTTTTTCGGAACACATTTTAGAACCCCAATCATTGAACTATAAGCTACAATTTTGTGGTCCGACGGGGACAAATGCTGTGGAGGCAGCATTAAAGCTTGCACGGAAGGTGAAGAATAGAACGGGCGTCTTTGCTTTTATGGGCGGCTTTCATGGAATGTCACTAGGTAGCTTGTCGGTCACCAGTAGCAAATCGATGCGTGAAAGTGCGGGGATGCCGCTAAGTAATGTTACCTTTATTCCTTACGGTCAGTCATTTGAAGGATTGGATACCATCAGATATATGGAACAGATCTTTTGTGATACGCATTCCGGGATCGAAAAACCAGCGGCGATTATATTGGAAACTGTTCAAGCGGAGGGCGGTGTAAATGTAGCTGAGATTGAATGGTTGCAAAAACTGCGGCATTTATGTGACGACTATGATATTTTGTTGATCGTTGATGATATCCAAGTAGGCTGCGGTAGAACGGGACCTTTCTTCTCGTTTGAACGAGCGGGTATCATTCCTGATATCGTTATTTTGTCCAAATCGATTAGTGGATATGGGTTACCTATGTCCTTACTTCTTATAAAACCAGAATTGGATATATGGGCTCCAGGAGAGCACAATGGGACATTCAGAGGGAATCAGCTTGCCTTTGTTGCGGCCAAAGCTGCTTTAGAGCTGAGAATGACAGAGAGACTTGAGAATCAAGTGAGTGAAAAGGAGGCTTTTCTGAAACATTATTTGAAAAATGAAATTGAATCAATAGAACGTGGCATTCAAATTCGTGGTATTGGCATGATCTGGGGCATTGATGTATCTCATCTGGGTGAAGCTGTAGCCCGTGATATTACATCTATCTGTTTTAAAAATGGGCTCATTATTGAAAGAGCAGGTCGCAATGATACGGTGATCAAAATTATGCCTCCCCTGACGATAGATATGGGGAATTTAAAGAAGGGTTGCGATATTATTAAAGAAAGCTTCAGTAAGGTTTGCAATACATTTAGCGTTCTATAA